A section of the Metabacillus endolithicus genome encodes:
- a CDS encoding F0F1 ATP synthase subunit epsilon: MKTVLVNVVTPDGPVYDADVEMVSVKAQSGELGILPGHIPMVAPLQIGAVRLKKGSSTELVAVTGGFIEVRPDKVTILAQAAETAEHIDTARAQAAKKRAEERLNQKTDNIDFKRAELALQRAINRLNVTKF; this comes from the coding sequence ATGAAGACAGTATTAGTCAATGTCGTTACTCCCGATGGCCCAGTTTACGATGCAGACGTAGAGATGGTGAGTGTAAAAGCTCAAAGTGGTGAACTTGGTATTTTACCAGGACATATTCCTATGGTTGCTCCATTACAAATTGGAGCAGTTCGCCTAAAGAAAGGGAGCAGCACTGAATTAGTTGCTGTGACTGGCGGCTTTATCGAAGTACGACCTGACAAGGTAACAATTTTAGCTCAAGCAGCTGAAACAGCAGAGCATATTGATACAGCTCGTGCACAAGCAGCTAAAAAACGTGCTGAAGAACGTCTAAATCAAAAAACAGACAATATCGATTTTAAACGCGCTGAGCTTGCACTACAACGTGCAATCAATCGTTTAAACGTAACGAAATTTTAA
- the atpD gene encoding F0F1 ATP synthase subunit beta produces the protein MNKGRITQILGPVVDVKFQSGQLPDIYNALTIKTEANDNEVAIDLTLEVALHLGDDTVRTVAMSTTDGLVRGVEVTDTGAPISVPVGDVTLGRVFNVLGQNIDLDEPIAAEARRDPIHRAAPKFDQLSTEVEILETGIKVVDLLAPYIKGGKIGLFGGAGVGKTVLIQELINNIAQEHGGISVFAGVGERTREGNDLYHEMTDSGVIKKTAMVFGQMNEPPGARMRVALTGLTMAEFFRDDQGQDVLFFMDNIFRFTQAGSEVSALLGRMPSAVGYQPTLATEMGQLQERITSTNVGSVTSIQAIYVPADDYTDPAPATTFAHLDATTNLERKLSEMGIYPAVDPLASTSRALSPEIVGEEHYAVARQVQQTLQRYKELQDIIAILGMDELSEEDKLTVARARRVQFFLSQNFHVAEQFTGQPGSYVPVKETVHGFKEILEGKYDHLPEDAFRLVGRIEEVIENAKQMGVEA, from the coding sequence ATGAATAAAGGACGCATTACTCAAATTTTGGGTCCGGTTGTTGACGTAAAGTTCCAGAGCGGTCAACTACCAGACATTTATAATGCCCTTACAATTAAAACAGAAGCGAATGATAACGAAGTCGCTATCGACCTTACATTAGAAGTTGCCCTACATTTAGGTGACGATACTGTTCGTACAGTTGCGATGTCTACAACTGACGGTCTTGTACGTGGAGTGGAGGTTACAGACACTGGTGCACCAATTTCTGTTCCTGTTGGTGATGTTACATTAGGTCGTGTATTCAACGTATTAGGTCAAAACATTGACTTAGATGAGCCGATCGCTGCAGAAGCACGTCGTGATCCTATTCACAGAGCTGCTCCTAAGTTTGATCAACTTTCAACTGAGGTTGAAATTCTTGAAACTGGAATTAAAGTAGTAGACTTATTAGCACCTTACATAAAGGGTGGTAAAATCGGTCTATTCGGTGGTGCCGGTGTAGGGAAAACTGTATTAATCCAGGAGTTAATCAATAACATCGCTCAAGAGCACGGCGGTATCTCTGTATTCGCTGGTGTAGGTGAGCGTACTCGTGAAGGAAATGACCTTTACCACGAGATGACTGACTCAGGCGTTATCAAGAAAACAGCAATGGTATTCGGTCAAATGAATGAGCCACCTGGTGCACGTATGCGTGTTGCCTTAACTGGTCTTACAATGGCTGAATTCTTCCGTGATGATCAAGGACAAGACGTTCTATTCTTCATGGATAACATCTTCCGTTTCACTCAAGCAGGTTCAGAGGTTTCTGCCCTACTTGGACGTATGCCATCTGCCGTTGGTTACCAACCAACATTGGCTACAGAAATGGGTCAATTACAAGAGCGTATCACATCTACTAACGTAGGTTCTGTTACATCAATTCAAGCGATTTACGTTCCAGCCGATGACTACACGGATCCGGCTCCGGCAACAACTTTCGCTCACTTAGATGCAACAACGAACTTAGAGCGTAAATTATCTGAGATGGGTATCTATCCAGCGGTGGATCCTCTTGCTTCAACTTCACGTGCATTATCACCTGAAATCGTTGGAGAAGAGCATTACGCTGTAGCTCGTCAAGTACAACAAACGTTACAACGTTACAAAGAGCTTCAAGATATCATTGCAATCCTAGGTATGGATGAGCTTTCTGAAGAAGATAAATTAACAGTTGCACGTGCTCGTCGTGTTCAATTCTTCTTATCTCAAAACTTCCACGTTGCCGAGCAGTTCACTGGCCAACCTGGTTCATATGTTCCTGTTAAAGAAACAGTTCACGGGTTCAAAGAGATTCTAGAAGGTAAGTACGATCACCTTCCAGAAGATGCGTTCCGTCTAGTTGGACGTATTGAAGAAGTTATTGAAAATGCAAAACAAATGGGTGTAGAAGCCTAA
- a CDS encoding F0F1 ATP synthase subunit gamma: MASLRDIKSRITSTKKTSQITKAMEMVSAAKLNRAENNAKAFGPYMEKIQEVVASIANGSTDVSHPMLEKRPVKKTGYLVITSDRGLAGAFNSSVLRAVYQSIQKRHKSNDEFVIIAIGKMGRDFFKKRGMNVISEITGIGDETSFASIKDIASGAVNMFADGSYDELYMYYNHFVSAIQQDVTEKKLLPLSDISSSKGLTSYEFEPNQEEILEVLLPQYAESLIYGALLDSKASEHAARMTAMKNATDNAKELINGLTLTYNRARQAAITQEITEIVGGAAALE; the protein is encoded by the coding sequence TTGGCATCATTACGCGACATAAAATCAAGAATTACGTCTACTAAAAAGACGAGTCAGATTACAAAAGCGATGGAGATGGTTTCAGCTGCAAAGCTTAACCGTGCAGAAAACAATGCAAAGGCATTTGGACCTTATATGGAGAAAATCCAGGAGGTTGTTGCAAGCATCGCAAACGGTAGCACAGACGTAAGTCATCCAATGCTAGAAAAAAGACCAGTTAAGAAAACGGGTTACCTGGTGATCACATCAGACCGTGGATTAGCAGGCGCTTTTAACAGCAGTGTATTACGTGCTGTATACCAATCTATTCAAAAACGTCACAAGTCAAATGATGAATTCGTCATTATTGCAATCGGTAAAATGGGTCGTGATTTCTTTAAAAAGCGTGGTATGAACGTTATTTCTGAAATTACGGGTATCGGTGATGAAACATCTTTTGCTAGCATTAAGGACATTGCAAGTGGTGCAGTTAACATGTTCGCAGACGGTTCATATGACGAACTATACATGTATTACAACCACTTTGTTAGTGCCATTCAACAAGATGTTACGGAAAAGAAGCTTCTTCCACTATCCGACATTTCTTCAAGCAAAGGTTTAACTTCTTATGAATTCGAACCAAATCAAGAAGAAATTCTTGAAGTGCTGTTACCACAATATGCTGAAAGTCTCATCTACGGAGCACTACTTGATAGTAAGGCTTCTGAGCACGCAGCTCGTATGACAGCAATGAAGAATGCGACTGATAATGCAAAAGAACTTATCAATGGACTTACTTTAACATACAACCGTGCACGTCAAGCTGCGATCACACAAGAAATTACCGAGATCGTTGGTGGAGCGGCCGCATTAGAATAG
- the atpA gene encoding F0F1 ATP synthase subunit alpha, with translation MSIKAEEISALIKKQIENYQSDIKVSDVGTVIQVGDGIARAHGLDNVMAGELVEFANGVMGMAQNLEENNVGIIILGPYTDIREGDEVRRTGRIMEVPVGEALIGRVVNSLGQPVDGLGPIETTKTRPIESPAPGVMDRKSVHEPLQTGIKAIDALVPIGRGQRELIIGDRQTGKTAVAIDTILNQKDQDMVCIYVAIGQKESTVRGVVETLRKHGALDYTIVVTASASQPAPMLFLAPYAGVTMGEEFMYNGKHVLVVYDDLTKQASAYRELSLLLRRPPGREAYPGDVFYLHSRLLERAAKLSDAKGAGSLTALPFIETQAGDVSAYIPTNVISITDGQIFLQSDLFFSGVRPAINAGLSVSRVGGSAQIKAMKKVAGTLRLDLASYRELEAFAQFGSDLDKATQAKLNRGARTVEVLKQGLNKPLKVEKQVMILYALTRGFLDDIPVVDITRFEDEFHAYTEQNHKNLLDEIRTTGGLPKDDALKAAIEGFKKTFAPSEQ, from the coding sequence ATGAGCATCAAAGCTGAAGAAATTAGTGCGCTTATAAAAAAGCAAATCGAAAACTATCAGTCTGATATTAAAGTAAGCGATGTTGGTACTGTAATCCAAGTTGGGGACGGTATCGCTCGTGCTCATGGCCTCGACAATGTCATGGCTGGAGAGCTTGTAGAATTCGCAAACGGCGTTATGGGTATGGCTCAGAACCTTGAGGAAAATAACGTTGGTATTATTATTTTAGGACCTTACACAGATATCCGTGAAGGTGACGAAGTTCGTCGTACAGGACGCATCATGGAGGTTCCTGTAGGTGAAGCATTAATCGGTCGTGTTGTTAACTCATTAGGACAGCCTGTAGATGGTCTAGGTCCGATTGAAACAACAAAAACAAGACCAATCGAAAGTCCAGCACCTGGTGTTATGGATCGTAAATCAGTTCATGAGCCACTTCAAACTGGTATCAAAGCGATTGACGCTCTTGTACCAATCGGTCGTGGTCAACGTGAGTTAATTATCGGTGACCGTCAAACAGGTAAAACGGCTGTAGCAATCGATACAATCTTGAACCAAAAAGATCAAGATATGGTATGTATCTACGTTGCAATTGGTCAAAAAGAATCAACTGTTCGTGGAGTTGTTGAAACTTTACGTAAACACGGTGCATTAGATTACACAATCGTTGTAACAGCTTCTGCATCACAACCAGCTCCAATGTTATTCTTAGCACCTTATGCTGGGGTAACAATGGGTGAGGAATTCATGTACAATGGCAAGCACGTTCTTGTAGTATATGATGACCTTACAAAACAAGCTTCGGCATACCGTGAGCTTTCATTATTACTACGTCGTCCTCCAGGCCGTGAAGCATATCCTGGTGACGTTTTCTACCTACATTCACGTTTGTTAGAGCGTGCAGCAAAATTAAGTGATGCAAAAGGCGCAGGTTCTTTAACTGCATTACCATTCATCGAGACACAAGCTGGTGACGTTTCTGCTTATATCCCAACAAACGTTATCTCAATCACTGACGGACAAATCTTCCTTCAGTCTGACCTGTTCTTCTCTGGCGTACGTCCAGCGATTAACGCAGGTTTATCTGTATCTCGTGTTGGTGGTTCAGCACAAATTAAAGCGATGAAGAAGGTTGCTGGTACATTACGTCTTGACCTTGCTTCATACCGTGAGCTTGAAGCATTCGCTCAATTCGGTTCTGACCTTGATAAAGCAACACAAGCAAAACTTAACCGTGGTGCTCGTACTGTTGAAGTATTAAAACAAGGTTTAAACAAACCATTAAAAGTTGAAAAACAAGTTATGATTCTTTATGCATTAACTCGTGGATTCCTTGATGATATCCCAGTAGTAGATATCACTCGTTTTGAAGATGAGTTCCATGCATACACAGAACAAAATCATAAAAATCTTCTTGACGAAATCCGTACAACTGGCGGACTTCCAAAAGATGACGCTCTAAAAGCAGCGATTGAAGGATTCAAAAAGACTTTTGCTCCTTCTGAACAATAA
- a CDS encoding F0F1 ATP synthase subunit delta, with protein MSNGIVAKRYAVALFQLAKEQNVIDQIENELLVVKEVFTTNQELIDVLNHPKVTNEAKKSIVKEAFGSLSQQVVNTLYLLVDRHRVDVVTEIVNHFVQSANEERGTEDAIVYSVRPLSDTELSAISTSFAKKIGKNSLRLQNVVDAKLIGGVKLRIGNRIYDGSVSGKLERIERQLVANRL; from the coding sequence ATGAGTAATGGAATCGTTGCAAAACGTTATGCGGTAGCTCTTTTTCAACTTGCAAAAGAACAAAATGTTATTGATCAAATCGAAAACGAATTGCTCGTTGTAAAAGAAGTTTTTACAACGAATCAAGAACTTATAGATGTACTAAACCATCCAAAAGTTACAAATGAAGCGAAAAAATCAATCGTAAAAGAAGCATTTGGAAGCCTTTCACAACAGGTTGTTAATACGCTTTACTTACTAGTTGATCGTCATCGTGTAGATGTTGTAACGGAAATTGTTAACCACTTCGTACAAAGTGCAAATGAAGAGCGCGGTACAGAGGATGCAATCGTATACTCTGTTCGTCCATTATCAGATACTGAACTGTCTGCTATTTCAACTTCTTTTGCGAAAAAGATTGGCAAGAATTCACTTCGTTTACAAAACGTTGTGGATGCTAAACTAATTGGTGGCGTTAAGCTACGAATCGGCAATCGTATTTATGATGGAAGTGTTAGCGGTAAGCTTGAACGTATAGAGCGACAATTGGTCGCAAACAGATTGTAG
- the atpF gene encoding F0F1 ATP synthase subunit B — translation MLTFDLALGASTGGLNTGDIIFQLLMFLILLGLLGKYAFGPVMGIMKQREEHIANEINSSEDRNKEAQKLVEEQRELLKQARQEAQALVENAKKLGEQQKEEIIQAARSEAGRLKDSALKEIGQEKENAVAALREQVASLSVLIASKVIEKELNEQEQEKLINDYINEVGEGR, via the coding sequence ATGTTAACTTTTGATCTTGCTTTAGGTGCGTCTACAGGCGGCCTTAACACAGGTGATATCATATTTCAGCTTTTAATGTTCTTAATCCTTCTTGGATTACTTGGTAAGTATGCATTCGGACCAGTTATGGGCATTATGAAGCAACGTGAAGAGCATATTGCAAATGAAATTAATAGTTCTGAAGATAGAAATAAAGAAGCACAGAAACTAGTTGAAGAGCAACGTGAGTTATTAAAACAAGCGCGTCAAGAAGCTCAAGCTCTAGTGGAAAATGCGAAAAAGCTTGGTGAGCAACAAAAAGAAGAGATTATCCAAGCAGCTCGTTCTGAAGCTGGACGTCTAAAAGACTCGGCTCTAAAAGAAATCGGGCAAGAAAAAGAAAATGCTGTTGCTGCGTTACGCGAACAGGTTGCATCATTATCAGTACTTATTGCTTCTAAAGTAATCGAAAAAGAGTTGAACGAACAAGAACAAGAAAAATTGATTAACGACTACATCAATGAGGTAGGCGAAGGTCGATGA
- the atpE gene encoding F0F1 ATP synthase subunit C: protein MGLLAAAIAIGLAALGAGIGNGLIVSRTVEGIARQPEARGTLQTTMFIGVALVEAIPIIAVVIAFIVMGQ, encoded by the coding sequence ATGGGTTTATTAGCAGCTGCAATTGCAATTGGTTTAGCGGCACTAGGTGCTGGTATTGGTAACGGTCTTATCGTATCTCGTACAGTAGAGGGGATTGCACGTCAACCTGAAGCTCGTGGAACTCTTCAAACAACAATGTTCATCGGGGTAGCATTAGTAGAGGCGATTCCAATCATCGCGGTAGTTATCGCATTCATCGTAATGGGTCAATAA
- the atpB gene encoding F0F1 ATP synthase subunit A codes for MGHEAPVVEFLGLNFNLSNVLMITIASLIVFLIAFAATRNLAMKPTGMQNFVEWIVDFVKNIIGSTMDWQTGGRFLTLGMTLLMYVFVANMLGLPFAIVVGHDLWWKSPTADPAITLTLAILVVALTHYYGIKMKGASEYGKDFFKPMPFMFPLKIIEEFANTLTLGLRLYGNIFAGEILLGLLVSLATSGYAESFGSGIIGSLVAAIPMLVWQGFSIFVGAIQAFIFTMLTMVYMAHKVSHDH; via the coding sequence TTGGGTCACGAAGCTCCTGTGGTAGAGTTTTTAGGTCTAAATTTTAATTTATCCAACGTTTTAATGATTACGATTGCTAGTTTAATCGTTTTTCTCATTGCATTTGCGGCAACACGTAATTTAGCAATGAAACCAACAGGGATGCAAAACTTTGTTGAATGGATTGTCGATTTTGTGAAAAATATTATCGGCAGTACGATGGATTGGCAAACAGGCGGACGTTTCTTAACGTTAGGTATGACATTATTAATGTATGTATTCGTAGCAAATATGCTCGGCTTACCTTTCGCAATTGTTGTGGGTCACGATTTATGGTGGAAATCACCAACAGCAGATCCTGCCATTACATTAACTCTTGCAATTCTAGTAGTAGCGTTAACACACTACTATGGAATCAAGATGAAAGGTGCATCTGAATATGGTAAGGACTTTTTTAAACCGATGCCATTTATGTTCCCATTAAAGATTATTGAGGAATTTGCCAACACATTAACGCTTGGTCTTCGTCTTTACGGGAATATCTTTGCAGGTGAGATTTTATTAGGCTTGCTTGTTAGTCTAGCAACAAGCGGTTATGCTGAAAGTTTTGGAAGTGGTATTATCGGCTCTCTTGTAGCTGCAATACCAATGCTAGTATGGCAAGGATTTAGTATCTTTGTCGGTGCAATCCAGGCATTTATCTTCACTATGTTAACGATGGTTTATATGGCACACAAAGTGAGTCATGACCATTAA
- a CDS encoding ATP synthase subunit I gives MFDMHLMFRRYRKYIFYLLAIYVLGWGFTEYQSVFLGLILGTCITLYNLWIMVRKHKQFDDALTEGRKAGSLGTTSRMAAAGVAVFFAIKFPEYFDLISVIFGLMTMYIVIMIDYVIQHSRA, from the coding sequence ATGTTTGATATGCATCTGATGTTTCGCAGATATCGAAAATACATATTTTATCTACTGGCCATTTACGTTTTAGGTTGGGGATTCACGGAATATCAGTCTGTTTTCCTAGGATTAATATTGGGAACATGCATCACACTATACAATCTCTGGATCATGGTGAGAAAGCATAAGCAGTTTGATGACGCATTAACTGAAGGTAGGAAAGCGGGTTCGTTAGGGACAACTTCACGAATGGCAGCAGCCGGGGTCGCAGTTTTTTTTGCGATAAAGTTTCCCGAGTATTTTGATTTGATTAGTGTTATTTTTGGATTAATGACGATGTATATCGTTATTATGATAGATTATGTAATTCAACATTCACGCGCTTAG
- a CDS encoding AtpZ/AtpI family protein: MRQKKRHPLHAMGLMSAILSQLVGSILIGIFAGKWVDDYFKTEPLFLIIGLLLGLAAGVYAMLKLVNHYFSGE, encoded by the coding sequence ATGCGACAAAAAAAACGCCATCCGTTACACGCGATGGGCCTCATGTCAGCTATCCTTTCCCAATTAGTTGGCTCCATTTTAATTGGTATTTTTGCTGGGAAGTGGGTAGATGATTATTTTAAAACAGAACCGTTGTTTTTAATCATAGGCCTTCTGCTAGGACTAGCTGCAGGTGTATACGCCATGCTAAAGTTAGTCAACCACTATTTCTCAGGAGAATAA
- a CDS encoding S8 family serine peptidase: MGIKKVLYIMLVTTICFPNMAIGETFPNRPPLPNKTQEEIQKVMVIVKKEDFHSFQKKIESFSRLTINQTYQHVFYGFSIEGRTDDILNLKKDRAVIHSSSVVSYASQIDESVPFIGGEDVRGLFDRSEHRLTGEGIKVAVIDTGVDYHHPDLRRSYLGGFDVIDGDQDPMETMAQDGSETIHGTHVAGIIAANGKLKGVAPEAEIVAYRALGPGGIGTSDQVIAAIDRAIKDKVDIINLSLGNNVNGPDWPTSLALDRAVEAGIVAVTSSGNSGPGLWTVGSPGTSSKAISVGASSPPLHMPYLKVGGIKGEITIHSLQGAEPWQLKGLDEIVDAALGYKKDMKDSVRGKIVLVERGKISFTEKVLNAKEQGAKAVLISNNVKGNFAGALEIPLDIPVASISKEDGAAIRKQLKQHPSIRTEYKKEEDQLADFSSRGPVTSTWAIKPDVVAPGVAIESTVPDGYLALHGTSMAAPHVAGACALIKQAHPDWNPEQIKAALMNTATKLTDANENVLKPNEQGAGRINIKEAVEADVLVYPGSLTFGQYDTNHPRTKKTVTITIDNQSREEEHIAFDMPKNQPGVRWKLPKTTNIKPGEKKQVEISLDLTPSRLKPGIHQGWITIEQDGNDIEVPYAYVVDEPNYPRIMGFEFAYSDKPGVYKYRMYLPGGADEVGIALYDQDTLAFVGYLDWLHDAPRGLVEKEVKIKDLDIPEGNYKGVIFANKSGKEDLIETDILLGE, translated from the coding sequence ATGGGAATAAAAAAAGTACTTTACATCATGCTTGTGACAACAATTTGTTTTCCTAACATGGCAATTGGAGAAACCTTTCCAAACAGGCCTCCACTTCCAAATAAAACACAAGAAGAAATTCAAAAAGTGATGGTAATCGTCAAAAAAGAGGATTTTCATTCTTTCCAAAAAAAGATAGAAAGCTTCTCTCGACTAACGATCAACCAAACCTATCAGCATGTTTTTTATGGCTTTTCAATTGAAGGTCGTACCGATGACATCTTGAACTTGAAAAAAGATCGGGCCGTTATTCATTCTAGTTCTGTCGTTTCTTATGCATCACAGATTGATGAAAGTGTTCCGTTCATCGGTGGTGAAGATGTGAGAGGCTTATTTGATCGAAGTGAGCATCGCTTAACTGGTGAGGGAATAAAGGTTGCTGTGATTGATACGGGTGTTGATTATCATCATCCTGATTTAAGAAGAAGTTATCTTGGTGGCTTTGATGTCATAGATGGTGACCAAGATCCGATGGAAACAATGGCTCAGGACGGAAGTGAAACAATTCATGGGACACATGTAGCAGGAATTATTGCCGCTAATGGAAAACTGAAAGGTGTGGCGCCGGAAGCAGAAATTGTGGCTTATCGCGCGCTCGGACCCGGTGGTATAGGAACATCTGATCAAGTGATTGCTGCAATTGATCGAGCGATAAAAGATAAAGTAGATATTATCAACTTATCGCTAGGTAACAATGTGAATGGTCCGGATTGGCCGACAAGTTTGGCGCTTGATCGAGCTGTTGAAGCAGGAATTGTTGCAGTTACTTCTAGCGGAAATTCAGGTCCTGGCCTTTGGACAGTAGGTTCTCCAGGAACATCTTCAAAAGCGATCTCTGTTGGTGCGTCTTCACCTCCGCTACATATGCCTTATCTAAAAGTGGGCGGAATAAAAGGAGAGATCACCATTCACTCATTGCAAGGAGCGGAGCCGTGGCAATTAAAAGGGTTAGACGAGATTGTTGATGCAGCCTTAGGTTATAAAAAAGATATGAAAGATTCCGTGAGAGGAAAAATAGTTTTAGTGGAAAGAGGGAAAATCTCTTTTACCGAAAAAGTGCTAAATGCAAAAGAACAAGGAGCTAAAGCGGTGCTCATTTCTAATAATGTAAAAGGAAACTTTGCAGGGGCATTGGAGATACCGCTCGATATACCGGTTGCCTCCATATCGAAAGAAGATGGGGCGGCGATTAGAAAGCAGCTGAAGCAGCATCCTAGTATACGAACAGAGTATAAGAAAGAAGAAGACCAGCTTGCTGATTTTAGCTCGCGAGGTCCTGTTACAAGTACGTGGGCGATAAAACCAGATGTTGTCGCACCGGGAGTAGCAATTGAAAGCACAGTTCCAGATGGTTATTTAGCCTTACACGGAACGAGCATGGCGGCGCCACATGTGGCGGGAGCATGCGCTTTAATCAAACAGGCCCACCCAGATTGGAATCCAGAGCAAATTAAAGCAGCCTTGATGAACACAGCAACCAAATTAACAGATGCTAATGAAAATGTGTTAAAACCAAATGAACAAGGCGCTGGAAGAATTAATATAAAGGAAGCTGTTGAGGCAGACGTTCTTGTATATCCTGGTTCATTAACGTTTGGACAATATGATACAAATCATCCACGAACGAAGAAAACAGTAACAATTACAATTGATAATCAATCTAGAGAAGAAGAGCATATCGCATTTGATATGCCAAAAAATCAACCCGGAGTCAGGTGGAAGCTGCCAAAAACCACAAACATCAAACCTGGTGAGAAAAAACAAGTTGAAATAAGTCTGGACCTTACTCCAAGCAGGCTAAAGCCAGGTATTCATCAAGGATGGATAACAATAGAGCAAGATGGAAATGATATTGAAGTTCCTTATGCGTATGTTGTGGATGAGCCGAATTATCCGAGAATTATGGGCTTTGAATTTGCTTATAGTGATAAGCCTGGGGTTTATAAATACCGGATGTACTTACCGGGTGGTGCGGATGAAGTCGGGATTGCTTTATACGATCAGGATACTTTGGCATTTGTTGGCTATTTAGATTGGCTGCATGATGCTCCCCGTGGGTTAGTTGAAAAAGAAGTGAAGATAAAAGACCTTGATATACCTGAAGGAAACTATAAAGGAGTCATCTTTGCAAATAAAAGTGGGAAAGAGGACTTGATAGAAACAGATATTTTACTTGGTGAATAA
- the upp gene encoding uracil phosphoribosyltransferase — translation MGKVYVFDHPLIQHKLTYIRDAKTGTKEFRELVDEVASLMAFEITRDLPLTEVDVETPVTTAKSKVLAGKKLGIIPILRAGLGMVDGILKLIPAAKVGHIGLYRDPETLQPVEYYAKLPSDVEERDFIVVDPMLATGGSAVEAINSLKKRGAKNIKFMCLIAAPEGVEIVKKAHPDVDIFIAALDEKLNDHGYIVPGLGDAGDRLYGTK, via the coding sequence ATGGGGAAAGTATACGTGTTTGATCATCCATTAATTCAACATAAACTTACATACATTCGCGATGCGAAAACTGGAACAAAAGAATTTCGTGAGCTTGTTGATGAAGTAGCAAGCTTAATGGCGTTTGAAATTACAAGAGATCTTCCACTAACAGAGGTGGATGTTGAAACTCCTGTAACAACAGCTAAGTCAAAAGTACTTGCTGGGAAAAAGCTTGGTATCATTCCGATCCTTCGTGCGGGATTAGGTATGGTTGATGGAATTTTAAAACTGATTCCTGCTGCAAAGGTAGGTCATATCGGGTTGTATCGTGATCCTGAAACATTACAGCCGGTTGAATACTATGCAAAGCTTCCTTCTGATGTAGAAGAGCGTGATTTTATCGTTGTCGATCCAATGCTTGCAACAGGTGGTTCAGCAGTGGAAGCCATTAACAGCTTGAAAAAACGCGGTGCAAAAAATATCAAATTCATGTGCTTAATTGCTGCTCCAGAAGGTGTAGAAATTGTAAAAAAAGCTCATCCTGATGTTGATATCTTTATTGCGGCTTTAGATGAAAAGTTAAACGATCACGGGTATATCGTTCCAGGCTTAGGTGATGCTGGAGACCGTCTATACGGAACAAAATAG